In Hoplias malabaricus isolate fHopMal1 chromosome 18, fHopMal1.hap1, whole genome shotgun sequence, the genomic window AAAGCACCACTATTAAGCATTAAGCAATGTCTCACTGTTTGACTAAGGATTGCATTGTAAACTAACTTTAGGTTAGCTTCCTTAACCTATTTTAAAGGAGATCATTTCTACCCATTTTCAACATGTTAATACAGTTCTTACTGAAAAGTATACAACGAACTGCGGTCAGAataacacaaggatcaaacaccacagcggAGTTCTCCCACTGTCTAACAGCCTAGTTCAGAACAACCAGTTTCAGTGCATGCTCCTTCAAAATGAGAAATATGGGATCAAATCAGTGTCATAAAATTGTTGAACTTAGAAATGTATGTCGTAATTAACAGTTTGTGTGCATTTGAAAAAATATGCATGCATAAAAAAAGTCACACGTTCAATTTGTGAATGAGTAATTTTGTTCATGTGATAAACTTGTGCACACAGATATAGTttgcacacatttaaaatgttttttgtatttttacacaTATGTCCTACATTTGATTGAGATTTGCCAATCAACAGACAATGAGAACACTGTCCAACAATCAGGAGACCAAAAGATCCCAGTGTCTTCTGTTTACCTGAGTCAATAGAAGGAGCTGTTTTAGATTTTGGGCTTCATTAATTGCTGCTGAATCATTTAAGGTTAGAAGAGAAAACTGAAACAAAAAGCTTAGGAATAAGTCGCTGACCAGCTTTGAAATGTTAAGGAAAGTAAATCAGATATTTACAGGTGCATCCTGATATAATGCTGTTGGCATTTATTGACAGCAGGGTATCCCTTAATGTAAGAACGCAAAAACTAAAAGTGCTGCTTCTATTCATTCATGTAAACAGAAGGCGCTGGAATCATTtgctctctgattggctactcagtgggcagtgttctgattggcaAGTCAGCTTAGGCTTCAAAACAGGGTCAAAACCTCACTGTGGAAAATATTCCTgcaaatttgtttatttacatatacataAAAGTTATTCACAGATGTACACATTATTTCTACTACTGCAAATcctttttacacattcacaaaccTGAACTTGTATGAATTTGTATGTGCATGCAGTTTTTTCACAGGCACACAAAAGATCATATTACAACTTCCAGCTGTGAAATCTTTTTTGTAAAAATTATTTCACAAgctcaaaataaaacattgtgaCCCTGATTTGACCCCCTAGGAGAATGAGCCTCGGTTCAGTTCAGTGTGAATTCAGAGTGAGGACTTcagagtgaggagtgaggagcagaaactctaTTATTCACATGGTTCTCTTTTTTGACTATATTTAACACTCTGGTGTCTAAGGAGGTTTTCTCAATTCTGTTCAGAGTCTGGATGGTTTGATAAGAAacaaactgactgggtggtcttatttcacagtttgtgtgttggtgggctccagattgcCTAATTTAATATGTCTAAGTGATTTTACCATAATATAACcgctttaaaataatgtatccTGAGTCAAGTCAATTAATTCATGAATTAAACATAAGATCTTAAATGTTAGTTCCACTTAATAATTTGAGACATTACATaagaaattaataattattaatttcaCAATCATTAATTGAAATATCCAGTGTTATCATCAAATGCAGTATGGCTTTGGGCCCAATGATATGAAGGTATATAAGACTATGCCTTACCTTCTTCCAGATGTACTGTAAGGGCATGGATGACTTTGCCTCACAAGTTATGGTTAGATTGTCCCCAGTCTCAGCCTTTACTTGGCTGCTGGAATTACACTCAATGTCATCAAGGACTGTTTGGTAAAATAAAACCACAAgttatttatttccatttgaAGATTTTTCAATTCTGCATCTTTCAATTACATGGACTTGACACAGTACGACTGTGAAACTTGTGTAAACAAATGTAAGTGAAGGTGTCGTGTGGGCACTCACAGTCCACTTTCAGTATTACAGAGGCTCTGAGGCTTTGTAAGTGTTGGTTTGATGAATTCCAGTGGGGGCGACAGATCAGGTCACTGTAGTGGCGAGTGACATTCCACACTCTGAAGTGTCCACTTTGACTTTCCATTGAGAAATTGCTCTGCAGGGAGGAGGAATGGGGATGAAAAAGCTGGTTGAAAAAAAATCTCAGGCAGATGCAGATTGTATGCTCTTAAAAATGATATACTGCAATGTATATACTGTTTTGTGGTAttacaggaaaacatttttaatgaacCATATTTAAATGAGGTGTGTAAGCCTATTAGGCCACTCTTCCTGTAGGACTCTTAGTAGCCATttactacacactgcataaatCCAGGAAATGTGCAATTCAAATGGGTACAAATTCACATTAAGACCAGGCTACCTTAACCATAATAAAAGTCTATTTTGTTTTacacatgaaaacaaaaatcCAATTAAGTTCCAGTTTTATATGTCATACACCTTTCCATTTCCTTTTTGGTGAAACGTGAACGAACCTTCTTGTCTGAGGCTAGAATGAGTTCCTTAAGAGTGTAAGATGATGACATTTGACAGCTGTTCTTTTTAGCTCACCTTTAAACATGATAACCAATAACTGTCTGCTGTAGGATGACTGACACATGTGATGTTCACATCATCCCCCTCTATCAGaaaatctactggtgatgaagCAGTCGCTGACATGGATGGATCTggggaagagaaaaaagaatcACAAATTAACCAGTGTTCTGTTTGACATATATCCCCAATTGCATTCTTTTCCCCTTTCTTTGGGGGAACCCTAGGGTTTAGCCACAGAACCCAAGGCTTGCAATTCATTCAATAACTTTAATTTACATCCACTAAACTTATTCTGTAACCAATCTGTTAGTTATATAATGAGAATGGTTTATTTATTGCTAAACGCACTTCCTTTtcgtcactcactcactctcattgATCAGGCTAAACATtcaccacaagggggtgctgttaGCACACAAAAAAGCTTTTGGTGTGTCACATTAATGACAGTGTGTCCTTGTTTCACTTGGAGCATTCAATGTGGATTTACCTGTGACTTGAACGGTTGTGATCTTCTTGAATGAGCCGTCAGGAAAGGTAACAATGTCACAAATATAATTTCCTCTGTCCTTCTCTGTAATGCCATGCACATGCAGGATGGAGCCTTGTAGCTTTGCTGAGTTTGTTCTGTTCACCAACTCTATTGTGACTTTTGCCCAGTAGTGAGGGTTATGAGCAGGATTAAACACCACAAGTTTTTTATTTCCACTTTCTTCCTCTTTAATCCATTCAATCTGGTTGATGTTTACTTCATGCTGCTCCAACACGATGCAGGGCAGGCTGATGTCCTGTCCTACTGCTGCATTTAGCAGTTGCTCATATTTTATCTGGAGACTCCGGGATCCTGTTAATCAGAGCATAAGTCACTTCAACTCATTCAAATTAGAATAGGTCCATGTATACACATTAATAAGAACAGACTACACATATTAAGGCCTTTCTGATTACAATTTCTGTCTAATTGAATAAAAAAGGTAATTTCATAAATAGAACAATAATAGCCAGGTAAAGTACCTGAAtggtatttttaaatttttacagtgtttaaCTCGTGGGAGCTAGAAACTATCCTGCAGAGGAGATAAAGTATATATGATAAGTATTTCAAAGACTTCAAAACAGTTTGCAGGATAGAAAGGCCATAGACTCATATATGGAACTGCTTAGACAGTACATGAGGACACGAATGATGCTGGCACCTAtccttatttttgcttttttatcCTGATGGTTTTGTGTTCCATTTGTTTCTGGAGCTATGTGCTCagtatctttgtctgtttttagcCATGCCCCATACTTGTGAGGGAATCATATGACTCTTATATAAGCCATTTTTGTTTTCCCagattgttcattcatttgtgatatcattgtgtttgtgtctgtggtgctgttCATGTCTTTTCCTCATAGTGTAAGCCTGTATTTTAGTTTTTGTGAAATAAACATCAGCATGATTCTGCCCTTTTATCTACTTCTGTATGTGACAGAttgcattaattattattactctATGAGCTATAAATTACAAAGAGGGGAGTTTACTCTAATAAGCTTATTATAATGTTAAAAGCCAGAATATTGACTTTAAAGTAATTAAAACCACAAGCAGTCCAACTGACAGCTTTAGTAACACACTGTAACTCATCACACTCTGACGAGAAATGAAGAGCAGACTCCCAGAATCAAGTATTGGCTCCAAAATATCAGTGTCAGAGTTAGCTCTTGATGGCTGAAATGTTGTAGTCAACTCCCAGTCTTCCCAGGTTTTAAGTGCAAAACATAGTCCTCAAAACATACCACACTTAGAACATGGCATAGTTTAGTAATGTTTATCACATGTCAATCATGTGATGATCTGTACATTTCCAGAAATATAGGTAAAAACAATTTCATCCTGAATCTTTATTTACGTCTCTGGTCTTGTCTTGGTTAAAACGGGGAAAACATATTAAATTCACACAATACCTTTTGGAGCTATAATAGTTTACATACAGCTAATTAAAgtcatttgtgtgttttgtgtttttctatttcaaatatttattgtcCATTCATATGACATTGTAATGAATAATCTAGCACTTCTGTGATATTAAACTCAAGTTTGTCGTATCCTGTGTCTCATAAAGTGACATAAAATGTGACACtcaaatgtttaaacattttttaagatttgtattttttttctgttgctgTTTCCCAACTGACACAACGACAGAACCCAAGCTGAACACAATAAACCACACACTATAATATCCACACACAGCACGCAAGAGATTTGGAAGTACTTTGCAAACTAATTTAGTGTCATTGTCGATGCCTGAAAAACAATCATTATCTATTCATAACAGAATGCAAATGAGCTAGTTAGGAGGTATAGACTCATAAACCTTTAAAAGAAATCTATGGGGGGAAAGGTCTTGTTAATGTTATCATGGTTTTcagcacattaaacacacaagaTATCAACAGCAAAAGTCAGAAATGAAGAGAGGACTAACTGAAGTTTCtgagagaaaaggaagaaaacaaAGATTGTGCTCACCTTGAACGACACATATAAAAATCACAAGACTGCCAACTACCTCAGTCACAGCAGAAGCCATGTCTGCAGGAGCAACCTTTCCACTGCAGGAAGAATAGAGTAGAAATGACGAGCATCACAGGAAGTGGCCAACACCACAcgagagacagaaacaaaactGCAGCCTCTGCACAAGCCTGCACAAACCTCTTTCCTGTCACTGATTACACCAAATCCTCAAAGTACACCATCCTCAACACATTACTCAGGCCTTTATGTTTAATGAAAGAATATTATTAAGGTAATGTTCT contains:
- the si:ch1073-15f19.2 gene encoding nectin-4, whose translation is MASAVTEVVGSLVIFICVVQGSRSLQIKYEQLLNAAVGQDISLPCIVLEQHEVNINQIEWIKEEESGNKKLVVFNPAHNPHYWAKVTIELVNRTNSAKLQGSILHVHGITEKDRGNYICDIVTFPDGSFKKITTVQVTDPSMSATASSPVDFLIEGDDVNITCVSHPTADSYWLSCLKSNFSMESQSGHFRVWNVTRHYSDLICRPHWNSSNQHLQSLRASVILKVDFLDDIECNSSSQVKAETGDNLTITCEAKSSMPLQYIWKKGNVTVSHNSTISLWSLTLDHAGMYSLTVHTGTERHLQRQRDFVVTVINRTQADEDHQSSTTATEATSLITNGTTLTTAENSTLTKSTHQVQVSTTVYSTTAETRMFINTTAPSAGNITTSQANSTENSSTTNPMYTTSISSPGTTTEAHSTAITTNAPANLISMSITTTQNFSSSTTAAITVKDVKDQSGNKTHVVYALIPILILLVVIIFLYRRYLIQKRLDMPPPFKPPPPPVKYTSVRSGNIPMTDILC